One window of the Delphinus delphis chromosome 20, mDelDel1.2, whole genome shotgun sequence genome contains the following:
- the BLOC1S3 gene encoding biogenesis of lysosome-related organelles complex 1 subunit 3 → MASQSRRRRPLRRPETVVPGEAAETDSELSVSSSEEEELYLVFSGPTRGRPTGLRVVGEAAETDSDSEPEPKAAPRDLPPLVVQRETAGEAWGEEEAPAPAPARSLLQLRLAESQARLDHDVAAAVSGVYRRAGRDVAALAGRLAAAQAAGLAAAHSVRLARGDLCALAERLDIVAGCRLLPDIRGVPGTEPEQDPGPRAYL, encoded by the coding sequence ATGGCGTCCCAGAGTCGTCGGCGGAGGCCGCTGCGGAGGCCTGAGACGGTGGTGCCGGGGGAGGCGGCCGAGACGGACTCGGAGCTCTCTGTGTCCTCGTCGGAGGAGGAGGAGCTGTACCTGGTCTTCTCGGGCCCGACGCGCGGCCGCCCCACGGGACTGCGGGTGGTCGGGGAGGCCGCGGAGACCGACTCGGACTCGGAGCCGGAGCCGAAGGCCGCGCCGAGGGATCTGCCTCCGCTCGTGGTGCAGCGGGAGACTGCcggggaggcctggggagaggaggaggcccCGGCGCCCGCCCCCGCGCGTTCGCTGCTGCAGCTCCGACTGGCTGAGAGCCAGGCGCGGCTGGACCACGACGTAGCGGCCGCGGTGAGCGGCGTGTACCGCCGCGCGGGCCGTGATGTGGCCGCCCTGGCCGGTAGGCTGGCAGCTGCCCAGGCGGCGGGATTGGCGGCGGCCCACAGCGTGCGCCTGGCGCGGGGGGACCTCTGCGCGCTGGCCGAGCGCCTGGACATCGTGGCCGGCTGCCGCCTGCTGCCCGACATCCGCGGCGTGCCGGGCACCGAGCCCGAACAAGACCCGGGGCCGCGGGCCTATCTGTGA